The following nucleotide sequence is from Solanum dulcamara chromosome 7, daSolDulc1.2, whole genome shotgun sequence.
aattcgctgaaattattgaagtttgaggtaccgctacttctttaatagtttatccgttTTATCTTGAGAGGAAATAATCTataacctcgggtacagtgaggggattaaattccttaaggacacacagtgaattctgtggactcggatactattttttttattttcatctttatagtTTCTGATTTACTAACCTTAATACAGGAGgaataacaataaaaacaaatattatgTAGTTGGTAGGCTTATTAGACAACAACCACATTTTGTGGGACTGCAcaaggtatgttgttgttgtaagctTATTTGATAAGGGAACATAGAACTCGAAGATGATAATAAAGCtagctagtttttttttttttttttgagggatgtatatatattgaattATATATTCTTTTGTAGGAGCTACAGTAGGAGATCAATTGATGATTCAGTATAATAAGTTGGTTTTGGCTAAGGATGCGATTAAGATAAATACCACATTGCCAAGAATAGccaataatgccgaggaatgccAATACCCAGAGGCATTTGACCCTCTTGTTGTGCAAGGCAGTGTTGTGATTTGCACATTTTCAACTGGTTTCTATAATGGGACTTCTACTCTTACAGCCATCATACAGACAGCCAACCTTCTACGATTCAGAGCATTTGTTTTTGTTGCAAATCCAACTTATGGAGATTTCATAGCCGAGCCTATTCCTTTCGCTATTCCTGCCATAATAATACCAGCAACTAATGATACACAGGTTTGTGCCAAAACAAGTATATTTAGCCTATTAAGAAAAGCACTTTTTAGATTATTTAGTCAAAAACAAACTCCGACTCTCCCAAAATACTTTTTTGATAACAATTGTActtctcaaaataaattaatttcaacaCCGTACTTTAACCAAACAGGCTTTGATATCAAACtgcatttttaattaattaaaacttcATTTCTATTCGCAGAATATATTGCAGTACTATGAAAGAGAAACTGTAAGGGACACAAACGGGTTAGTGGTAAGATATGGTGGTAGAGCAGCAATAAGTGAAGGAAGAAATGCTTCTTACAAGGGTAGAGCTCCTATTGTTAGTAGATTTTCTTCAAGGGGCCCTGATTACATTGATGAAAGTAAAAATCCTACTGATGTTCTTAAGCCTGATATTTTGGCTCCTGGACACCAAATTTGGGCAGCTTGGAGTCCCATCAGTGTTTCAGATCCCATTCTATCTGGTATGTCACTATTTCTTACAAATTTTTCATAACTAGTTTAGTCCTAGTATAAAGTTAATACTCCTAGTTTAGTCCTTTCAGTATAAAGTTACTAAAACTAAAAAACCAACAACTTATAATAAGACTTCCAACTGCTGCTACTTTGATCTTTTCCTctgttttattttgttttcatcCGATGTCCACAATTTATTTTGGAGCCGACTGACATAAAAAGGCGAGTCAATCACAAGACTCGAACCTGAGACCTTTAAGTATAAATAGGGGTTTTTAGCACCTCACCTCAATCAAGATCATTCATCTACCTCTTCTTCTATACAACCTAACAGACTTCCAGCTCTAATAATATACAAATGCCAAATGCGCAATTTGTTTATGTGTGTAGTTGTTCaaaatgattatatatatatatatatatgtcgagagagagagttgagattacAAGGAATGAATGCAGGACATAATTTTGCTCTAATGTCTGGTACAAGCATGGCAACACCGCATATTGCTGGCGTAGCTGCAATAATAAAGCAATACAATCCATCGTGGACACCATCAATGATAGCTTCAGCAATATCAACCACAGCCAGCACCTATGATAATCTTGGAGAGCCCATAATGGCGCATGGATTTGATCTCTACAGCTTGCACACTTCTGCACCTTTTGGTTTTGGTGCTGGCCTTGTCAATCCCTCCCGTGCTCTCCATCCTGGTCTCGTCTTTTCAGCAGGtatatttcttttcatttcCATATCCATATAAGTGAAATTCATGTCTACTAATTATATTTCTAGCATGATCAAGTTGTAAGAGAATTTAATGAAATGACAAAATCAATAAGTTgaagtttttaaaatttcaatgctcaatttctcaatcaaAAGACCACATGTGACAGATTCTAAattcagtaaaaaaaaaaaaagtatttttttcctGCTAATTTTTATTCTTTCATCTCTTCTCATCTCATTTACTTGGATTTTCTTATTATTGCGCGACAGGGTACGAGGATTACATCAGTTTCCTCTGTTCTCTACCAAACATTGATTCTACCATGGTCAAAACTGCAACAGGAGGAATTTGTGGTCAGTTATTCGAAAATCCATCAGACCTAAATTTGCCTTCGATTACAATAACATCCCTTAATGGATCACGAATAGTACATCGGACAGTCACGAATGTTGCAAGAAAAACAGAGACATATCTAAGTGCAGTGTTGCCACCAAAAGGAGTGACGGTTAATATTGAGCCGTCATGGTTTAGAATAGCTCCACATGGAACCCAAGATTTGCACATTTCGTTCAATGTCACTCAGGCTCTTGATGACTTCACTTTTGGTGAAATTGTTCTAACTGGATCTTTAAATCACGTCGTGAAGATGCCACTATCAATTTTTCCTATATCTACAACGTGATATAATAAAAGGtaatgtagtaaaatacatTATTAGGTACACTTTTTATCTTGTGTCAAGTACGTA
It contains:
- the LOC129894715 gene encoding subtilisin-like protease SBT2.4; the protein is MILVLTNLLLLFVVLVSCNGEDKKIYLVLLEGDPVAFHQLKTFSEQGNKLDANREESKAYANELTKSHDEFLQSYLETGSYDKIYSFKHIVNGVAVHTTPSQIQKLKNAPRVKLLEEDRRFKQMTTYTPQFLGIPAVWTQEGGERNAGEGIVIGFIDSGINPEHPSFAYDPTINNSFTDSFSGACEEGPLFPQTSCNGKIVSARYFSAGAQTTTALNDSMDILSPFDAVGHGSHVASTAAGNFGVPVVVNGLYYGRATGMAPRARIAVYKAIYPSIATLSDVLAAIDQAVLDGVDILTLSVGPEEPPEDTLTLLSLFEIFMLAAHKAGALVVQAAGNGGPSPYTVISYSPWAVGVAACDTDRTYPATLILGNGLKIGGVGLSGATVGDQLMIQYNKLVLAKDAIKINTTLPRIANNAEECQYPEAFDPLVVQGSVVICTFSTGFYNGTSTLTAIIQTANLLRFRAFVFVANPTYGDFIAEPIPFAIPAIIIPATNDTQNILQYYERETVRDTNGLVVRYGGRAAISEGRNASYKGRAPIVSRFSSRGPDYIDESKNPTDVLKPDILAPGHQIWAAWSPISVSDPILSGHNFALMSGTSMATPHIAGVAAIIKQYNPSWTPSMIASAISTTASTYDNLGEPIMAHGFDLYSLHTSAPFGFGAGLVNPSRALHPGLVFSAGYEDYISFLCSLPNIDSTMVKTATGGICGQLFENPSDLNLPSITITSLNGSRIVHRTVTNVARKTETYLSAVLPPKGVTVNIEPSWFRIAPHGTQDLHISFNVTQALDDFTFGEIVLTGSLNHVVKMPLSIFPISTT